The Actinomycetota bacterium genome segment AGGTTCGTCTCCCCGTCCGTGTGGCTACGCTTGTGCGCGTGCCCTCGCCGGTTCCGCTCGTTCGCGTCGTTCGTTCCGGCCTCGAAGAGAGTGTGCATGTCGGCCACGTCGCGGTGTGCGATTCGCATGGGCAGTTGATCGCGGCGATGGGCGATCCCGATCGGCTCGTCTTCGCCCGGTCGTCGATGAAACCGATCCAGGCATCGGTTTCGCTCGGTCGGATCGGTGCCGACCTCCCCGACGAGCTCATTGCGATCAGCGCGGCGTCGCACCACGCCGAACCGCGCCATCTCAGCGCGGTCCGGCGGTTGCTCCGGGCGGGCGGAGTGACGCAGTCGGCGCTTCGATGTCCGCCCGCGCTTCCGGCGCATGCTGACGACATATCTCGGACCGGTGCGAGACGCCGACGCATCTTCTACAACTGCTCGGGCAAGCACGCCGCAATGCTCGGCGCATGCGCGGCCACGGCGTGGCCGCTGGAGTCGTACGTCGAGCGAGATCACCCGCTGCAGCGGGAGATCGAGAAGGCCGTCGTTCGGGCGACGGACGTGCAGGACCCGACGATAGGCGTCGATGGATGTGGCGTACCCGTCTTCGGCCTCCCGCTGCGGGCGATGGCGACGGCCTTTGCTCGGCTCACGCGACCTGAGCGGCTCGGGCCGCTCGCCTCGAACGCGGAACGCGTCGTCGCCGCAATGCGCGCCCGTCCGTTCCTGATCGCCGGGACAAACGGGGCTGACACGGTGGTGATGGGGGCCGCGCGCGGCGTCGTATGCAAGTACGGCGCGGAAGCGCTTCACTGCGCGGGAATCCTCGAGCAGGGGATCGGCGTCGCGGTGAAGATCGCGGACGGGGGAGAGCGTGCAGCGGGACCGGCGCTCGTGCGAGCTCTCACCCTCCTCGAGGCGTTGACGCCCGACGAGCGTGAGAGGCTCCAGCCGATCGCGCGGCGCCCAGTTCTCGGGGGCTCGCGGCCGGTCGGGGAGATGGTCGCGGACTACCGGCTGTCGCGCCATCGCCGCTGAACCGTAGTGCAACTGCAACGATGTCGGCTCTCCCGAGTACCATTCCTCGATGGCCCACGCACGGATGACCGCTGGCGCACGCCCGCGCGTCGCGGTCGTCAGCGTTCACACCTCCCCGCTCGACCAGCCCGGAACGGGCGACTCGGGCGGCATGAACGTGTTCATCAGAGCCGCGGCCGAGCGGGTGGCGGCGAGGGGTGTCGACGTCGACGTCTTCACGCGATGCCGCGGACATGACCTTCCCGAGGTGCAGCCGCTCGCGGGACGGTCGAGGCTCATCACCGTCAAGGCCGGACCCTGCGCGCCGGTCCCCAAGGACGAACTCCAGCGGTACGCGGGCGAGTTCCTGGGTGGCATGCTCGGCCGCGAACGGCTCGAACGCAGGCGCTACGACCTCGTCCACACGCACTACTGGGTTTCAGGCTGGGTCGGCCGGAGCACGAAGGACATCTGGGATGTGCCGCTCGTCGCGTCGTTCCACACCCTCGGCAAGGTGAAGAACGCCTCGCTCGCGCCCGGCGACGCGCGGGAGCCCTCCGCGCGGCTCGCCGGCGAAGAACGCGTCATCGCCGAAGCGGACCGTCTCGTCGCGGCAACACCCAGCGAGGCGTCACAGCTCGTCGGCCTGTACGGGGCCGATCCGGACATGATCCGCCTCGTGCCACCTGGCGTGGATCACGCGCTATTCCATCCCAGGCCACGCGACGCGGCGAGGGAACGTCTGCACCTGACCGGAGTTCGGCTCGCGCTGTTCGTCGGGCGTCTCCAGGCGCACAAGGGTCCCGACCTCGCCGTTCGAGCGGTAGCCGAAGCCGTAGCCCGAGATCCGGCCGCCACCGGAGACGTCGTGCTCGGCGTCGTCGGTGGTCCGAGCGGGTCGGGGCACGGCGTCGACGTCGCGCGCCTGCTCGACCTCGCAACGGCGCTTGGGATTGGCGATCGCGTGGTGTTCTTCCCTCCGCAGTCGCAGACGCGTCTGGCGGACTTCTATTCGGCGGCCGAGATGGTGCTCGTCCCGTCGCGATCCGAGTCGTTCGGACTCGTCGCGCTCGAGGCACAAGCGAGCGGGATCCCCGTCGTGGCCGCGGCCGTCGGGGGGCTCCGCTACGTCGTCGAGGACGGCGTGACCGGATTCCTGGTCGACGGCCACGACCCCGTCGATCACGCCGAACGGATCATCGAGCTTCTCCGCGACCGAACGGAGGCCGAGCGTATGGGACGAGCCGCCGTCGAGCGGTCCATGCAGTTCTCGTGGGACGCCACCGCCGTCGAGCTTCTCGGCGTGTATCGCGAGCTGATCGACGTCGAGGCCGCGGCGTAACGCGTTCTGAGTCACACGTCCTTCGAGCGCGCTGGGTGGTCTCGAAAAGGATGTCTCCGGAACACTTGCGCCGCAACACGTTCAAGCTCTTCGTCGCGTGCCGTTCAACATCTTGTCACTCTTTGTCTCAATCGATCTACCTGCGCATATGCGGTATGACCAGCACCTTCTCAAGGTTGACCCCGTCTGGGGCCGCCTATACATTTCGCGTCGCTCCGAGCAGCCGGAGCGGCCGAGTCAGGGAACCGAAGTCGGGACCCCTGGGAAAGCCGTAAGGACAACTGGGCGCATCTGTCACGTACGGTCGGGAGAGCTAACTGGCTGTGCTGGCGGAGAGGCTCGGGAGTCCCCAAAGCCCAACGAAAGGGTCTACGGCCAGGAAACCGAGACGGCCGTGAGAGGTTGCTCGGGGCACTCGAGCCCGAGGGGCTGAGGGTGGCTGGAGACTTCGGTTTCCGGCGAGCCCGAGGTCCCTCGGGTTCTTTCGTTTCTGTCGGCCCGCACGTCCGAACCACTCCTTGTCCGGCTTCGGTACCGCCGCTACGGTTGCGCCGCCATGGCCACCCGACAGGGGTCTTCGGACGCGCAGACCAAACGCGGGCTGATCGTCGAGGTGGCCATGCGGCATTTTGCCGAGCACGGCTACCGGGGTGCGCGCGTCGAGGACATCGCGGCCGAGGTGGGCGTGGCCAAGGGCACCGTCTTCCTTCACTTCGGAACCAAGGAAGGGCTGTTCCTCGCGGCGTTCGAACGCGCGGTGAGCGAGCTGCCCGCATGGCTGGATGCACCGCAGGACGTGATCGATCGGGGATTCTGGGCGGTTTTCGATTACTGGATCGACCTCACGGAACAGTCGCTGAGCGACGCGTGGGTACCGAACCGGGTGGCCATGATCGGCCGCCATGACACCGGTCTCGGCCTCCGTCGACCGATCGACCGACTGATGCGAAGCGAGGACCCCTACGGAACGCTCGACTTCGTCGAGTTCGGGATCCGGCGCGGAGAGGTGCGCGACGACGTCGACCCCGACATGATCGCCACGGTCCTCGACTGGGTCGCCGAACGGTTCCAGGACGCGCTTGCGAGCGAGGAGCTCGACCCCGGCTTGGTCCACCGGAAGCCATTCCTCCCCGAACGCCGCAACGTTCGGATCCGCGAGTTCATCGAGGTCCTTCGGAGCGGCATCGCCACCGGATAGCGGGCGAGGCTCGACGGCGACGCATCCGGCTGCGAACATGGTCGCCCCGTCCGCCAGGGATGGGGACCGATCCCCTCGGGAGACTGGCAGTTGGACGACCGGACGGTGGCGTTCCTCGGCGGCGGCCGCATGGGCGAGGCGCTCATTTCGGGGCTGATCCGCTCGCGCGGGCGCACTCCGGACGAGATCGTGGTCACGGCTCGGCGCGAGGAGCGAGCGCGCGAGCTCGCCGAACGGCACGGGGTTTCCGCGACCTTGTCCAACCCGGACGCCGTCGAACGCGCGAAGACGCTCGTCCTGATGGTCAAGCCGCAGGACATGGAGGCGCTCCTCGAACAGATCGCGGACTCGGTGACGTCCGACCACCTGGTGGTGAGCTTCGCGGCGGGCATCCGGACGTCGTTCGTGGAGAGGCATCTCACCGAGATGGTTCCCGTCGTTCGAGTGATGTCGAACGTCGCCGTGCTCGTCGACGAGGCGATGTCCGTCGTCGCCGCCGGCCAACACGCGGAGGACAAGCACCTCGCGGTGGCCGAGGAGCTCCTCGGTTACGTGGGCAGGGTGCTGCGCCTGAAGGAGACGCACCTCGACGCGATCACCGCGACCAGCGGCAGCGGTCCCGCGTACTTCTTCTTGCTCGCCGAGGCGATGATCGAGGCCTGCATCCTTCTCGGACTCTCGCGCGACGTGGCCACCGAGCTCATCATCCAGACCATGCTGGGCTCGGCCAAGATGCTTCGCGACACCGGGAAGCACCCGGTCGAGCTTCGCGAGATGGTGACGTCACCGGGCGGAACGACGATCGCCGCGATCCGACATCTCGAGGAGGCCGGCGTCCGCGCCGCGTTCCTCAACGCGATCGACGCCGCCCGACACCGGAGCGCGGAGCTCGCCAAGGGCGGAGAGGAGGACGAGGGCTGATGGGCCGCGGCGACCGAGCGAAGGTGCGCTGGGCGCACGACCGGGTACGCAGAAAGAAGGAAGCACGCAAGCGCGCCGCCGAGGAGCGGGGCAAGGCCCGCAAGGCAGCGCGCCGGAAGTAGCTCCGACCCCAGTTAGCGGCGGCCCAGGCGGTTCCGCAGCACGCCGATCCCTTCGCCCTCGACCTCGACCTCGGCGCCCTGCCAGATCCGGTGTTCGAACCCGGGGATCTCAAACGGCGCCGACGCGAACGCGTCGCCCGGGCTCAATCGTTCTTGGCGTGACGCGGCGGCGACCTCTCGCAGCAACGACCGCGCCGTACCGTTGAGGTTTCCCTTGAGCCACTCGGTGCCGTCCACCCGAATGGTGACGAACGTGGTCTGCGGATCGATCTCGTCCGCCGTCACCACGCTCGGGCCGATGGAGACCGGAACGCCCGCGGGCGTGGCGATCGGGTCTCCGGACGCGCTGAGCGCGAACCAGTCAGCCACGAGCGTGTAGCCGAATATCGCGTCCGGCACGTTCTCGGGTCGCAGCGCGTCGTCCACCGGCCGGCGCAGGACGGCGGCGATCTTCGGGTGAAACTCGAGCCAGCCGGCGCCCTCGGGCCACGGGATCTCGTCGTCGGGGCCAAACACGGGGCGATGGCTCTCGGCGGCGTCCGATGAGCGGAGCGTCGACGGAACGACGGATGCGAGTAGCCGCGCTTCGTCGACGACGCAGGCCATCACGTCTGCCTCGTCGCGCTCAAGGGCGGCCCGGGCGGCATCGAGCACCGTCCCCCCGTTTCGCCGGACCAGACGCTCCATCGTGTCGGGGAAGGCGGGGTGTCCGACCAGCTCGGGCAGGTCGACGACCTTCCCCTGGAGAAGCGCTCCCAGTCGCCGGTGCCCCCTCCGGTCGAAGGTCACGAGCCTCACAAAGGGAGGCCGATGGTACGCCCGGCTACCGTGCGATTCCAGGGTATCCGGGGGCTAGTAGGGGGAACGTGTGGGGGATTTGGGGCCGTTCGCGCGGGGCGGCTACGATGCAAGTTCAGCATCCGCACTCCGGGAGGGCAATCCGATGGCAGAGCAAGGTTTCCGGATCACTTACGCCACGATGTCCGCGGACAACGAGGAGATGCACCGGCAGTACGAAAAGGGCATCGAGATCGCGCGCTCGTGGCTCGGCCAGAAGCACCCTCTGTACGTGAACGGAGAGGCGCGCGAGGGCTCCGGCTACAAGGAGGCCCGCTCGCCGATCGACGGTACGCTGATCGGCCACTTCGCCCAAGGGACCAGGGAGGACGTTCGTGACGCCGTCGCGTCCGCCAGCGCGGCGTTTCACGAGTGGGCCAATCGCCCCTGGCAGGACCGCGTGGCGATCATCCGCAAGGCCGCCGATCTCATGACGGAGCAGCGGAACGAGCTTTCCGCCCTGATGGCCATGGAGGTCGGCAAGAACCGGCTCGAGGCGCTCGGCGACGTCGAGGAGTCCGCCGACCTGCTGCGGTGGAACGCCAATGAGATCGAGGACAACGACGGATTCCGCAGACCGATGCAGTCGCTCGGCTCGCCCGGGGAGTACTACGACGTCCTACGGCCGTACGGCGTGTGGGCGGTCATCAGCCCATTTAACTTCCCGATGGCGCTTGCCGCGGGCCCATCATCGGGCGCGCTCGTCGCCGGCAATACCGTGGTGTTCAAGCCGGCGCACATGGGCGTGTTCACCGGGCTGAAGTTGTACGAGGTCTACATGGCGGCCGGCGTTCCGAAGGGCGTCTTCCACTACCTGAGCGGCCCGGGCAGCGTCGTCGGCGACGAGATCGTGAACCACCCCGATGTCGACGGCATCACGTTCACCGGCTCGTACGAGGTCGGCATGGGGATCTACAAGAACTTCGCGAAGGACTACCCCAAGCCGGTCATCTGCGAGATGGGCGGGAAGAACCCCACGATCGTCACGGAGAAGGCCGATCTCGACAAGGCGACCGACGGCGTGATGCGTTCGGCGTTCGGCTTCGGTGGACAGAAGTGCTCGGCGAACTCGCGGGTGTACGTACACCGGAGCGTGCACGACGAGTTCGTCAGGATGCTCAAGGAGAAGTCGGAGAAGATCAAGATCGGCGACCCGCTCGAGAAGGAGAACTGGCTCGGACCGGTGATCGACGACAACGCCGTCGAGACGTTCGAGCGCGCGGCCGAGGAGGCCAAGAAGAACGGCACGATCGTCACGGGGGGCGAGCGGCTGAGCGACGGCGAGTACGCGAACGGCACCTTCGTTCAGCCGACGATCGCAGAGGTCCCGCTCGACTCATGGATCTGGAAGGAGGAGCTGTTCGTGCCGTTCGTCACGGTGGCGCCGTACGACGATCTGGACGAGGCGATCAAGCTCGCCAACGACACCGAGTACGGCCTGACCGCAGGGTTCTACAGCGAGGATCGTGCCGAGATCGACAAGTGGCTGAGCTCGATCGAGGCGGGCGTCGTCTACGTCAACCGGCGCGCAGGCGCGACCACCGGCGCGTGGCCGGGGGTCCAGCCGTTCGGCGGCTGGAAGGGCTCCGGAACGAGCGGTAAAGCCGGCGGCGGCCCGTACTACGTTCAGCAGTACCTGCGCGAGCAGTCCCGGACGGTGATCGAGGAGTGAGCAGCGTCACGGAGCTTGCCGATCTGGCGAACGCGCAGGCCCCGCGGCTCGTCACCGACGTCCCGGGGCCCCAGGCGCGGGCGACGATCGAACGCGACCGCAAGGTCACCAGCCCTTCACTGCCACGCGTGTACGACTTCGTTCCCAAGCAGGGCGCCGGCTGCGTGGTCGAGGACGTCGACGGCAACCTGTTCCTCGACGTGAACGCCGGGATCGCGGTCACCTCGACCGGGCATTCGCACCCCCGAGTCGTCGAGGCGATCACCCGCCAGGCCGCCGAGCTGATCCACTACTCGGCGAGCGACTTCTACCTACCGATCTATTCGGAGCTGTGCGAGCAGCTCGCGCGCAT includes the following:
- the proC gene encoding pyrroline-5-carboxylate reductase, which translates into the protein MDDRTVAFLGGGRMGEALISGLIRSRGRTPDEIVVTARREERARELAERHGVSATLSNPDAVERAKTLVLMVKPQDMEALLEQIADSVTSDHLVVSFAAGIRTSFVERHLTEMVPVVRVMSNVAVLVDEAMSVVAAGQHAEDKHLAVAEELLGYVGRVLRLKETHLDAITATSGSGPAYFFLLAEAMIEACILLGLSRDVATELIIQTMLGSAKMLRDTGKHPVELREMVTSPGGTTIAAIRHLEEAGVRAAFLNAIDAARHRSAELAKGGEEDEG
- a CDS encoding aldehyde dehydrogenase family protein encodes the protein MAEQGFRITYATMSADNEEMHRQYEKGIEIARSWLGQKHPLYVNGEAREGSGYKEARSPIDGTLIGHFAQGTREDVRDAVASASAAFHEWANRPWQDRVAIIRKAADLMTEQRNELSALMAMEVGKNRLEALGDVEESADLLRWNANEIEDNDGFRRPMQSLGSPGEYYDVLRPYGVWAVISPFNFPMALAAGPSSGALVAGNTVVFKPAHMGVFTGLKLYEVYMAAGVPKGVFHYLSGPGSVVGDEIVNHPDVDGITFTGSYEVGMGIYKNFAKDYPKPVICEMGGKNPTIVTEKADLDKATDGVMRSAFGFGGQKCSANSRVYVHRSVHDEFVRMLKEKSEKIKIGDPLEKENWLGPVIDDNAVETFERAAEEAKKNGTIVTGGERLSDGEYANGTFVQPTIAEVPLDSWIWKEELFVPFVTVAPYDDLDEAIKLANDTEYGLTAGFYSEDRAEIDKWLSSIEAGVVYVNRRAGATTGAWPGVQPFGGWKGSGTSGKAGGGPYYVQQYLREQSRTVIEE
- a CDS encoding fumarylacetoacetate hydrolase family protein produces the protein MRLVTFDRRGHRRLGALLQGKVVDLPELVGHPAFPDTMERLVRRNGGTVLDAARAALERDEADVMACVVDEARLLASVVPSTLRSSDAAESHRPVFGPDDEIPWPEGAGWLEFHPKIAAVLRRPVDDALRPENVPDAIFGYTLVADWFALSASGDPIATPAGVPVSIGPSVVTADEIDPQTTFVTIRVDGTEWLKGNLNGTARSLLREVAAASRQERLSPGDAFASAPFEIPGFEHRIWQGAEVEVEGEGIGVLRNRLGRR
- the mshA gene encoding D-inositol-3-phosphate glycosyltransferase translates to MAHARMTAGARPRVAVVSVHTSPLDQPGTGDSGGMNVFIRAAAERVAARGVDVDVFTRCRGHDLPEVQPLAGRSRLITVKAGPCAPVPKDELQRYAGEFLGGMLGRERLERRRYDLVHTHYWVSGWVGRSTKDIWDVPLVASFHTLGKVKNASLAPGDAREPSARLAGEERVIAEADRLVAATPSEASQLVGLYGADPDMIRLVPPGVDHALFHPRPRDAARERLHLTGVRLALFVGRLQAHKGPDLAVRAVAEAVARDPAATGDVVLGVVGGPSGSGHGVDVARLLDLATALGIGDRVVFFPPQSQTRLADFYSAAEMVLVPSRSESFGLVALEAQASGIPVVAAAVGGLRYVVEDGVTGFLVDGHDPVDHAERIIELLRDRTEAERMGRAAVERSMQFSWDATAVELLGVYRELIDVEAAA
- a CDS encoding asparaginase, which gives rise to MPSPVPLVRVVRSGLEESVHVGHVAVCDSHGQLIAAMGDPDRLVFARSSMKPIQASVSLGRIGADLPDELIAISAASHHAEPRHLSAVRRLLRAGGVTQSALRCPPALPAHADDISRTGARRRRIFYNCSGKHAAMLGACAATAWPLESYVERDHPLQREIEKAVVRATDVQDPTIGVDGCGVPVFGLPLRAMATAFARLTRPERLGPLASNAERVVAAMRARPFLIAGTNGADTVVMGAARGVVCKYGAEALHCAGILEQGIGVAVKIADGGERAAGPALVRALTLLEALTPDERERLQPIARRPVLGGSRPVGEMVADYRLSRHRR
- a CDS encoding helix-turn-helix domain-containing protein, with product MATRQGSSDAQTKRGLIVEVAMRHFAEHGYRGARVEDIAAEVGVAKGTVFLHFGTKEGLFLAAFERAVSELPAWLDAPQDVIDRGFWAVFDYWIDLTEQSLSDAWVPNRVAMIGRHDTGLGLRRPIDRLMRSEDPYGTLDFVEFGIRRGEVRDDVDPDMIATVLDWVAERFQDALASEELDPGLVHRKPFLPERRNVRIREFIEVLRSGIATG